A window of Saccharomyces eubayanus strain FM1318 chromosome XII, whole genome shotgun sequence contains these coding sequences:
- the SPC3 gene encoding signal peptidase complex subunit SPC3, with protein sequence MFSFVQRFQNVSNHAFSLGIVIVVFIMASSYYQLINNSAFSLPSDIDNVKTLINVRTSRYFGSQRGKPKENMKIKFDLNTDLTPLFNWNTKQVFVYLTAEYNSSDKIASEVTFWDKIIKSKDNAVIEVNDLRSKYSIWDIEDTKFDNKDVVFKLHWNIQPWVGLLTYGETVGNQTVTVENPEKV encoded by the coding sequence ATGTTCTCCTTTGTTCAAAGATTTCAGAATGTATCGAATCATGCCTTTTCATTAGGGATTGTAATTGTTGTGTTTATCATGGCATCTTCCTACTACCAGTTAATCAATAACAGCGCGTTCTCCCTACCTAGTGATATTGACAATGTGAAGACACTAATCAACGTAAGAACAAGTAGATACTTCGGCTCACAAAGAGGCAAGCCAAAGGAGAATATGAAGATTAAATTCGACCTAAATACAGATTTGACTCCCCTATTCAATTGGAATACAAAGCAGGTATTTGTCTATTTGACTGCCGAATATAACAGTAGTGACAAAATAGCCAGTGAAGTCACTTTTTGGGATAAGATCATAAAAAGCAAGGATAACGCCGTAATTGAGGTAAACGATTTAAGGTCCAAGTATTCTATTTGGGATATTGAAGATACCAAGTTCGACAATAAGGACgtagttttcaaattacATTGGAACATTCAACCATGGGTTGGCTTGTTAACTTACGGCGAAACAGTAGGTAATCAAACGGTCACCGTAGAGAATCCAGAAAAAGTTTAA